The genomic interval GCGATCCTTTCGGAAAATTGCTCCGGTATTCACTTTGAAGTGCCTCACATAATCTGCCGCGACGTAAAAAAAACATCGATCGAGTTGGCTGATTTTATTTACGGTAACCCTGTTGATTCCCTTGTTCTAAACGGTATTACGGGGACTAACGGAAAAACGACCACTGCTTTCATGCTCAGATCTATTTTCGATAAAGCGGGATATATCACGGGTATGATAGGGACAACGGGGCATTACTTTCCCGGAGAAGTCGAAAAGGCTTTCAATACAACTCCGCCTGCAGTTGAGTTATTCAGAATTATTGGAAAAATGAAAAATAAAAACGTCAGTCACCTGGTCATAGAAGTGTCTTCTCATGCGCTAACTATGGGAAGAGTGGAAAAGGTCAAATTTGATACTGTCATATTTTCAAGTTTTGGCCACGATCATCTCGACTGGCACGGCGATGTGGAAAAATACTTTGAGGCAAAATTGAAAATATTTTCGCTCATGAAAAATGATTCTTTTGCATGTGTCAATTCGTCAGTAGGAAGGAGAAGTGAAATCCTGCAGGCTGCAAGGAAGCCCGTTTATTTTTATTCCATGATAAACGGATCGGATTATTGGATAGAACCCGGGGAATCGGATTTAAAATTTTCCACTTTCCTTTTCATGGGAGAAGGGGCGAACTTTGAAATTGAACTGAAAATACCGGGGCGCATTAACATTCTGAATGCTGCTGGAGCGGCATTATGTGCTCTTAAACTCGGGATTGAAACTCATGTCATCAAGAGAGGTTTGGAAAGTGTTGAAGAAATCCCGGGAAGAATGCAAAAAATACGATCTAACGCTACGTTCAGCGTGTTCGTAGATTTTGCGCATACACCTGACGCTTTGGAGAATTTACTCTCGAGCATTAAAGCCATGAAGCCTTCGAGGTTGATTGCTGTTTTCGGATGCGGAGGTGACAGGGACAGTCTCAAAAGACCTCTCATGGGAAAAATAGCTGAGATATATTCAGATCTGATCATTCTGACTGATGACAATCCTCGAAGCGAAGACCCGGATGAAATAATTTCACAAATCGAAAACGGAATGTCAGCAAAACCGCTGATTATAAGAGATAGAAAAGAAGCGATTAGGGTTGCAATAAGGAAAGCTAAAAAAAACGATGTAGTGGTCGTTTGCGGTAAAGGTCACGAAACGTATCAGATAAGCGGAGATAAAGTAATCGACTTTGACGACAGAGAGGAAGCAGCTGCAGCCCTCAGGGAGTTAGGATGGAATTCGAACTAGCATATATTGCCGGTATAACAGGGGCGACAGTCGAAAATACAGGAATTGAAAAAAAAGCGATTGGCTTTTCTGTTGATTCGAGAATTATCCGCAGAGGTGAAATATTTGTGGCGATCAAAGGGGAGAAAACTGACGGACACGTCTTCTCGGAAGAAGCGCTGAAAAAAGGTGCTGTCGCAGTAATGTGCGAAAAAAAAATCAGAGGACCCTCGATCTTAGTTCATGACTGCATAGAAGCTATCGGAAAACTGGCCAGAGAAAGAATCGAAGTTTCCGGAGCCAAAGTAATTGGCGTAACCGGTTCTTTAGGAAAAACGACGACGAAAGAAGCTATAAAAGCAGTGCTGGAAACAGAATTTCATGTCGTCGCCAACGAAGGAAATCTGAACACTGAAATCGGTCTTCCTATGGCTGTTCTCAACAATGTCAAAAAAGCTGAAATATTCGTCCTTGAAATGGGAGCGAGAAAAAAAGGAGATATAACAAGGCTTTGTAAAATTGCCGAACCTGACATAGCCGTCGTTACTAAAATAGCTCCGGTTCATCTTGAAATATTCGGTTCTTTGAAGAATATCATTGAGGCAAAGATGGAAATACTGGAAAATCTCGGCCCTGGTGGTTTGGCAGTACTCAACGGAGATGACGACGTGCTTGCAGAAATAAAAAATGCACGGGTCAGTGATGTGATTTACTTCGGGATCCGGAGTCAGAATATTACACGCATTCTGTATGGAAAAAACGAAACCAAATTTAAAATAGAAAATCAAGACTTCACTGTAAATGTCCCCAGTCAATCAGGACTTTATGCCGCTCTTGCGGCTATAAAAGTCGGAAGTCTGCTTGGTGTTGAAATGCGGCGAATGGCAGAAAATATTGCAATGATGAAACTGCTTCCGAACAGGCTTGAAACATTTGAAATTGACGGAGTTGTTTTCATAAACGATTCATACAACTCCAGCCCCGTTGC from candidate division WOR-3 bacterium carries:
- a CDS encoding UDP-N-acetylmuramoyl-L-alanyl-D-glutamate--2,6-diaminopimelate ligase, which translates into the protein MRTLKEIKQKFQYLKIMGANADEIEIHGIGPDSRTVEKGDVFVALNGNNSRGVEWAEKAVEKGAVAILSENCSGIHFEVPHIICRDVKKTSIELADFIYGNPVDSLVLNGITGTNGKTTTAFMLRSIFDKAGYITGMIGTTGHYFPGEVEKAFNTTPPAVELFRIIGKMKNKNVSHLVIEVSSHALTMGRVEKVKFDTVIFSSFGHDHLDWHGDVEKYFEAKLKIFSLMKNDSFACVNSSVGRRSEILQAARKPVYFYSMINGSDYWIEPGESDLKFSTFLFMGEGANFEIELKIPGRINILNAAGAALCALKLGIETHVIKRGLESVEEIPGRMQKIRSNATFSVFVDFAHTPDALENLLSSIKAMKPSRLIAVFGCGGDRDSLKRPLMGKIAEIYSDLIILTDDNPRSEDPDEIISQIENGMSAKPLIIRDRKEAIRVAIRKAKKNDVVVVCGKGHETYQISGDKVIDFDDREEAAAALRELGWNSN
- a CDS encoding UDP-N-acetylmuramoyl-tripeptide--D-alanyl-D-alanine ligase: MEFELAYIAGITGATVENTGIEKKAIGFSVDSRIIRRGEIFVAIKGEKTDGHVFSEEALKKGAVAVMCEKKIRGPSILVHDCIEAIGKLARERIEVSGAKVIGVTGSLGKTTTKEAIKAVLETEFHVVANEGNLNTEIGLPMAVLNNVKKAEIFVLEMGARKKGDITRLCKIAEPDIAVVTKIAPVHLEIFGSLKNIIEAKMEILENLGPGGLAVLNGDDDVLAEIKNARVSDVIYFGIRSQNITRILYGKNETKFKIENQDFTVNVPSQSGLYAALAAIKVGSLLGVEMRRMAENIAMMKLLPNRLETFEIDGVVFINDSYNSSPVALEAALEYVSGTYEGRKIAVIGDMKELGKESGLFHEQAGTSASKKGFSQIIAVGVYAKHVKEGFKNNGKTIFHEAGDWKQALDVLNNIMKKGDVVLIKGSRAMELDMIAKSLKNGGASV